The DNA window GGATACATAGTCAATAGGGATGGATTTATATTCAACACCAAGTTTGGAAAGAACGTGTATGATTATCTAGCTGAAAATTACAAAACGTTCATCTCAGAGGAGTTGACGAGGAATCTGGAGAGAGCTATAGATGCTATAGAGAGTGGGCAAGCAAAATACCTAGAAATACTCCAATCCATAGAAAACGATGTTAAAAATATAACTGCAAACTAAGAGTAATACATAACACTCTTATCTCTTTCATCTCTTCCAAGTTTTGAATGCCTTCCATACAATTAGAGAGTCTACTCTTTAAGCCATCGGTAGATGGTTTTTAATGGAATATTTAACCTCTCTGAGATTTGCTTAACACTGTACCCTTTATCTCTAAGTTCTTTCATCTGCTCTCTAATCAACCTCCTCTCAGCCCTTCGAAATTTTGCTTTATTCTCGAAGATAACACGGTCTTCGTTGCCGAAAAGGGAGAGGCCGAGTGTGAAAGCTCTCAGGTATTTATATTCTCTATTAATGTAGCCTACTATTTTGATCTGGTAGTTTTCTGCAATGTAATTTTTAAGTCGATTGAGTATACTTTCTACCATATCGAGAGTAATGATCGATGCGAATGTAACCTCGACTACCTTACTTTGGGAGTTGACTTCGATCGAATACTCATTGCGGACCATTCCCCTTCACCTTTATTTTATTAGAATGTTACGTAGAAGCTTATAAATCTTTCTCACATTAATATTTTTTAATAATGCGAAAGGCTTATTAACCCCTTTCTCATTATATAAAAATGGCAAAATGAGAGTAAGGGAGGTGATGTGGTATGATGAACTACAGGATATTTGCACTGCGGATGATTGAAAACATAGTAACCGATAGAGGACCTCCAATGTGATCTCTACCCTATTTTATTTTTTATGATTCACCACCAATACCAAAGCGTTACTCTTCTTTTCACTTAATGTACCGTTCATCTTGAGGTAGAAAGATTCTTTCTATTGCTAGGGGTTCGTTTACAAGGACGTAGCTTTTGTGGTATGCCCCTCGTCATCTTTATCGACCGATGACAAGAGGAGCACATTCCTTATCACTAAAGTTACCAAGTTACCCAGTTGCCTAAAATAAAAGTTTTAAAATTTTCTCTGAGTTGACGATAAAAATTTTATAAATGATCAATATATTATAGAAGTGGAAAAAGTGGAAACAAGTTTCTGGTTGGTTTCTTATGAGTGACCGTGTAGATGTAGGCATCCCAGGTATGAATGAGATCTTACATGGTGGGATACCGAGGAGGAATATTATTCTATTGTCCGGTGGACCTGGTACTGGAAAATCCATCTTTGGTCAGCAGTTCCTTTATGCTGGTTTCAGATTGAATGAACCGGGCATTTTAGTGACTTTGGAGGAGCATCCTGTTCAGATCAGGATTAACATGGATAGGTTTGGTTGGGAGCCTAGAAAGTATGAGCAGGATGGGAAGTTTGCAATAGTGGATGCATTCACCTCCGGGATTGGCGAATCATCTAAGAGAGAGCGCTATGTGATTAAGGATCCCGATGATATCCCAAGTTTTTTGGATGTTATTCGACAAGCGATTACCGATTTAAATGCGCAGAGGGTTGTCATAGATTCTGTTTCAACACTTTACATGACCAAGCCCATGTTAGCGAGGTCGACATTGATGCTGATAAAAAAGGTCCTGGCCGGTTTGGGATGCACAGGATTCCTTATTTCACAAGTAAGCGTGACAGACCGTGGATTTGGCGGTCCCGGTGTTGAGCATGCGGCCGATGGAATTATAAGGCTTGACTTGGACGAATATCAAGGCGAGCTTAAACGGTCAATAATCGTTTGGAAGATGCGTGGAACAGAACATTCTATGAAGAGACATCCCTTCGAGATAACAAGTAAAGGTATAATAATCTATCCAGACAAGACTGTGAGGGTTATGCCTAAAGGGTCTATTGAAGGAGGTGAAAATGTATGAGTGAAATGGAAGTTCCACTAAAACCGTTGGGGAGAGAGGATATTCAAAAGCTTGAAGCCATCCTCCTCTTAGGAACAGTATCAAGAAAGGATGTTATCGAGAAAATGCGGAGCGCAGATCCGAAGGACAGAATTACATGGATAGATGCTCTGGCAATTGCCGCTGGCGCACTCGCGAGGGAAAAGGCGGGAATGACGGTTGCAAGGATAGCTGATGAACTCGGTAGGGGTGAACAGACTCTAAGAGCGCACTTGACGGGAAAGACCGAAGCCGGAAAACTTGTAAGGGAAACTTATGAGATGCTCCTTAGAGGCGAAAAAGTCCTAACATTCATACTCAAAGAGACTGAAGCTGCACCGTCAAAAGAAGAGGTCGAAAAGCTTAGAGCGGAAGTTGAAAAGGAGAGAAGAGAAAAGTTCGAGCTTCAAGAGAGGCTTAAAGAGTTGCAAAGTAAAATTGAAGGTGCCATAAAAGCCTTGGAAAGTGCACTAAATCAACTAAAGGCCCAATAGGGATGTTGAACAGGATTAGATCCGCAATCTCTCATGTAAGATGGGTTCATGTATTGCTAGGTTTAGAAGATTCTTCATATGCTCTTTTATATCTCACATAGATTGTAAATACTAAACCTTTCATCGATCATAGATGTAGGTAGATATTAGCTTATAGAACATCTTTTACTCGATCATCTTTAGATAATGAACTATTCATCAAAGATGTATCACAATGGTATAAGAGAAACCTCTCATTGGCTATGGCTGGTGTTTTATCTTCGCCCTCAACATTAACCTTAAGCCTCACATCCAAGCAGAGTCTCCTTGGTAATGTACGAATCTTACCCCTCTCCAACCTTCGGACAAAATCGGTGAAAACATCCGAAAAGTCTAGTCTTCACAACCTTGAGTCTTAGGATTAGTCTCGTTAACCTCACAATAAAAAACAAGATTCCTAAGATAAATAAGATAAATAGGCTATCAATAAGACTTAGCTGTAAGAGTATCAAACCAACGCTGGATATCCCTAAGCAGATAAGAATTAGCCCACTTAGCCCTCTCCCTCATAACCATCGATTAGAAGGAAAGAACGATCAATTCTCGATTCACTAAAAAGTGGACCGGGCGGGATTTGAACCCGCGACCTCCCGCGTGCGAGGCGGGCGTTTGTATTATTACTTATTCATACCGCTGAACTACCGGCCCAGAATAGAGCACCT is part of the Nitrososphaerales archaeon genome and encodes:
- a CDS encoding helix-turn-helix domain-containing protein, with the protein product MVRNEYSIEVNSQSKVVEVTFASIITLDMVESILNRLKNYIAENYQIKIVGYINREYKYLRAFTLGLSLFGNEDRVIFENKAKFRRAERRLIREQMKELRDKGYSVKQISERLNIPLKTIYRWLKE
- a CDS encoding KaiC domain-containing protein, producing the protein MSDRVDVGIPGMNEILHGGIPRRNIILLSGGPGTGKSIFGQQFLYAGFRLNEPGILVTLEEHPVQIRINMDRFGWEPRKYEQDGKFAIVDAFTSGIGESSKRERYVIKDPDDIPSFLDVIRQAITDLNAQRVVIDSVSTLYMTKPMLARSTLMLIKKVLAGLGCTGFLISQVSVTDRGFGGPGVEHAADGIIRLDLDEYQGELKRSIIVWKMRGTEHSMKRHPFEITSKGIIIYPDKTVRVMPKGSIEGGENV